In the genome of Paenibacillus thermoaerophilus, one region contains:
- a CDS encoding MarR family winged helix-turn-helix transcriptional regulator, producing the protein MVAHEFLRLWTKVSKDLKQHMENSLAPTLTEGQLNVLELLMSREGPCKPSDLLEHLETTPAAVTTLLDRMEKNGLIERSRDNADRRIVWVSVTPFGIEEWKRGTAIRDRFLDEYLNRLSAHNQQVLIYLLGKVAQAS; encoded by the coding sequence ATGGTCGCTCACGAATTTTTGCGGCTGTGGACCAAAGTTTCAAAGGACTTGAAGCAGCATATGGAAAATTCGCTGGCGCCGACTTTAACGGAAGGGCAACTGAATGTGCTGGAGCTGCTGATGTCGAGAGAGGGTCCCTGCAAGCCGTCCGATCTGCTGGAGCATCTGGAGACGACGCCCGCGGCCGTAACGACGCTTCTGGACCGGATGGAGAAAAACGGCCTGATCGAGAGATCCCGCGACAACGCCGACCGCCGGATCGTCTGGGTGTCGGTCACGCCGTTCGGGATCGAGGAGTGGAAGCGCGGGACGGCGATCCGGGACCGGTTCCTCGACGAGTATCTGAACCGCCTGTCCGCGCACAACCAACAAGTTTTGATCTATCTGCTGGGAAAAGTCGCCCAAGCCTCCTGA